TGCGCTCCATAACACAATGGTTTTGCGGAGTATTGGCTGCTTGTATTATCTAGTGTGGCAAGTGGCGCAAATGTATCTTTTTGAATCTCCCAATCAAAAGAATGCGTGGGATTCAAAAATACTTTTTTGCCAAGTTTTACACGCTCTTGCCCCAAGGTAATATCAGAAAGGTCAAAATATGCTCCAATCTCACTAAGCATTTGCACAAAATATTTTTCTTGATGTGAAATGTCATTACTATGGAATCGCAAATTCACAAAAATAGGCGATTGAAGATGTATATTAAAGGCACAAAAATCTAAAATACGCCTTAAATGTGCCTTTTTGAGTTGATGAGGATTTGCTAAAAATGCACTTAATGAAAATGAAACCTGCACAAATGGCTCTTGTGTAAGCAGCTCAAAATGTTTTTTACGCAAAAATAACCCTGTGGTTACCAAATCCACCTTGAGATGATAGTTTTTAAGTATTTTGACATACATTTCAAAATGTTGCACACTTAAAGGGTCGCCGAGTAAATGCAAACACACTCTTCGCGTTTTACCTTCAATCTGCGCACATATAGATTCAAAAAGTGCCAAATCCATTATTCCACGCCTCTTGGAAAGCGTATGGCTCGGACAGAATCCACACGAGAGAGCACAATAATCACTTAGCTCAATATAAACTTTTTCAAACAACTTCATTAATAATATACCTTTATCATAAAATAACATTATATTATTTTCTCACTTATTCCATATAAAGAATAGGCTCAATTCAACTCACTCAATAGAATATTATAGGTAAAACCACAATTTTTTTTATATATATACACTCATTAAAGTTTATTCCATTTATATCAACTTTATAAAATTTTAATCTTTTTTTGTTATGATTGTTTTTCTATTTATTATTTTTAAGGAGACATTATGGCAACAAAACACCAGTTTGAAACCGAAATTACGCAACTTTTAGACTTAATGATACATTCTTTGTATTCTCACAAAGAAATTTTTTTACGAGAACTCATCAGTAACGCATCTGATGCACTTGATAAACTCTCATATCTCACGCTTACACAAGAGAATCTGAAATCCCTTTCTTTTGAGCCCCGTATTGATATTTCTTTTGATGAGGAAAAAAAAACCATTACCATAGAGGATAATGGGGTAGGTATGAATGAAAGTGATATGAAAGAACATCTTGGTATTATTGCCAAATCTGGCACAAAAAGCTTTCTCTCACAGCTAAGTGGAGACAAAAAGAAAGATTCTGCACTTATTGGGCAATTTGGTGTGGGCTTTTATTCAGCCTTTATGGTTGCTCATCGTGTTGTGGTGCAAAGTAAAAAAGCAGGAGAGGAAAAAGCTTATGCGTGGGTGAGCGAGGGCAAAGGTGAATATGAAGTAGGCGAATGTGTGAAAGAATCTCAAGGCACACAAATCACACTTTATCTACGCGATGAAGATGCTCATTTTGCTTCACGATGGGAGATTGAGAGTATTATTCATAAATATTCTGAACATATTGCATTTCCTATTTATCTTGCATTCACAGAATCAAAATTTGAGGGTGAGGGCGAAAATAAAAAAGAAACAAAAGAAAATAAACAATCTCAAGTTAATACAGCTAAAGCTCTATGGAAAATCCCCAAAGCAGAGCTAAAGGATACAGATTATAAAGAATTTTACACTACGCTCTCCCACGATAATAATGAACCTATGCGTTGGATTCATACCAAAGTTGAAGGTAATTTAGAATATACCACACTCTTTTATATCCCTCAAAAAGCTCCATTTGACCTTTTCCGCGTAGATTATCAATCAGGCGTGAAACTCTATGTCAAGCGCGTATTCATTACCGATGATGATAAAGAACTTCTACCTCCATATTTGCGCTTTATACGAGGTGTCATTGATAGCGAGGATTTACCGCTTAATGTCAGTCGCGAAATCCTCCAGCAAAATAAGATTCTCGCCAATATCAAATCTGCCTCAACAAAGAAAATTCTAAGCGAAATTGCAAATATTGCTAAAAATGAGGAAGACTATAAAGCCTTTTATGAACAATTTGGTAAAGTGCTTAAAGAGGGCTTATATAGCGATTATGAAAATAAAGAAAAGATTTTGGAATTATTACGATTTGATAGCTTTAAGTCAGAGCATATCTCGCTTAAAACTTATAAAGAATCTATGGGAAGTGAGCAAAAAAGCATTTATTATATGCTTGGTGAAAACAAAGACGCACTTAAAAATGCACCTTTACTTGAAAAATTCGCACAAAAAGGTTTTGATGTGTTGCTTTTAAGCGATGAAATTGACGCGGTAGTAATGCCAATGGTGGGCGAATATGACAAAGTGCCACTTAAAAGTATTAATTCCAAAGAGGCACTAGAAGAATTGGGAGAGGAGGCGATTGATGAAGCAACGCAAAAAGCTTACGAGCCACTCATAAAAAGCTTTCAAGATGCTCTAGGAGACCAAATCGCTGAAATAAAACTCTCAAGCCTTGGTGATGCACCACTTACACTCATCAAAGAAGATGCTAATCCAATGATGGCAAATCTTATGGCACAAATGGGGCAAAAAGTGCCAGAAACTAAACCCGCACTCCAACTTAATATCACACATCCTCTTTTTGAAAAACTCAAAAACGCGCAAGAAGACAAAATCAAACAAAGTGCATTACTGCTTTTTGGGGCTGCCCTTATCCTTGAAGGTAGCACACTTAACAATGCTAAAGACTTCAATACACAACTGAATGCCCTTTTACTCCAAAGCCTCTAAGGCTTTGAGCTTAAAAACTCATTCATAAAACATTAATACAATATAAGGCAAGAGGGTTACTCAAATGAAAGTAAAGGAATAAATAAGATTTGTTTCAAGACTAAAACAACCTTAATTTGAGGCTTAACTCATAGAATCTAAAATGAGCCTCTTAATATTTTCACACAAGTTTTAATGGAATCAATGAGATATTCTATATCTCTTATAGTATGTGTATAGTGGATACTTACTCGCAGCCACATTGGTTTTTTTTCATAACTACCATCAGGTATAAGATAATGCCCATAAGGACCCGCACAACTACACCCTGCTCTTGTTTGTATGCCAAATTTCTTACTCAAAAGCGCGCATAAATCAAGGGGTGAAATTGAGCCGATATTAAAACTCACTATACCTAATCTCTCTGCCGATAAATCCCCATAAATACTTATGGCAGGTATTTTTTCAAGCTCATATAAAAAGGCTTGGGTGAGAATCTTCTCTCTACACCTAATCCATTCTAACCCAACTTCATTGCGCAATTTATAAGCTAATGCGCCATAGAGCAAGCCTAAAATAGGTGGAGTGCCTGCCTCTTCACGCAAGGCTATATCATCAATAAAACAATGTGTCGTATCATTAGCATATTGAATCACGCCCCCACCTGCAAAAGTTGGAGGAAGATCTGTGTTAAGCAAAGACTTTCTTATTGCCAAAATTCCACACGCTCCCACACCTCCTAAAAGCTTGTGGGGTGATAGAAATGCTGCATCAAAATTTGTGGAATCTACCTGCATATAAGGTGATGAACTTGCCATATCAAGCGAGATAATAGCCCTATAATCTCTAAGTAACCCAATACAAGATTCTAGCGGTGTGAGAATCCCTGTAACATTAGATGCCACACTCAAAGAAGCTATAATTTCGCTGTGCGTATTTTCTTTTTTGATATTTTTTAAAATCTTTTCTAAATGCTTTATATCAGGCAATCCCTCTTTATTAAAGGTAATTTTGTGTAGATGGCAAAGCCCTTCACGATAACTCATTTCATTAGAATGATGCTCAAACCCACTAATAATCACTTGAGGCAAACAAAGAGTGCGTGTATGCTTGTCATAATCTTTAAGTTGCTGAAGAAAAGTAGGCTTTGGTAAAAAAAGATTTGTGTTTAAATGTTGCAAATGCGACAAACTGCGTGGAGGCACATAAATCCCCATAATTTCTTGAAATTTTTTAATCCCAAAACTTGCTCCACTTCCTCCAGCAATAAGCACAAAATCCTTACTCAACCCAAGCGCATCAGCGATACTTTCCTTTGCCTCTGCATAAAGTTCGCTCATTAAGGTAGCATTAGAAGCTATATGAGAATGTGTATTAGCATAATAGGGCAAAATAGATTCTATACGCTTATTGATTGCTTTATAAGCCAATCCAGAGGCTGTGAAATCAAAATAATAATGTTTAGAATCTAAAATGGTATTTGAACGAAGTTGTGAAAGTTTGTCATAACGGCTATCAAGCAAAGGTGCAAAAAAATGATGAATAAGTTTAGCAATCTTTGAATGCGTGTGCAAAAGAGCCATTGCTTTTCCTCTCAAAGAAATTGTATAAATTGTATTTTTGCATTTTTATGCGAACTTCTACAAGCTGTTACTTTATGTATCTTTTTGTGCATATAAGTATAGAGCAAATGCAATCTCTTATCTACACTTGCAAAGACATTGTCATAAAAGCATTGCAAGCATAAATATAAAAAAGTTTGAAAATAAAAAAACATATAAATGGGAAGTTTTGGGATAATCTTTTGGATAACTTTCACTTTACTTTCCTTATTATTTAGGATTTTTATTATACAATATTTAAGAGCAAACCATTATACAGGGTTTTGGTTTCTATAACAAAATTTAAGTAGTAAGGAGAACACAATGAGGGAAGAGTTTGAACAATTCATTAAGGACTACAAAACACACGTAAGTGAGCGTAATGCGCAGGGTATTCCACCCTTACCCCTTAATATATCGCAAACACAAAGTGCTATTGATATGTGTAAGGACACAAGTATAAGCTCTGAACAAAAAGCATTTGCTAAAGAATTGCTTATCCATAGAGTAAGTCCGGGCGTAGATGCTTCTGCAAAACTAAAAGCGGCGTTTTTGGGAGAAATACTCCTAAAAAACAAACAAGATTGGGGATTTACTCCAAATGAGGCTGTAACTTATCTAGGCACAATGCTCGGAGGTTATAATGTAGCACCACTTATTGAGGGACTTTCTCTTAATGATAATACACTTGCAAAAGCTTGTGCTGATGCTCTCAAACATACACTTTTAATCTATGATAATTTTGAAAAAATTGCTGCACTTAACACACCTCTTACTCAAGAAATTATTCACTCTTGGGCTGAAGCAGAATGGTTTAAAAGCAAAGAAGGCTTAAAGGAAAAAATTAAAGTATGTGTATTTAAAGTTGATGGTGAGACAAATACAGATGATTTAAGCCCAGCAGGTGATGCTTTCACACGAAGCGATATTCCTCTACACGCTAAAGCTATGCTCAAGAGCCGAATTGAAAACTTTGAGCAACGTATAGAATCTGCAAAGAATAAAGCTGCGCAAAATGACGCTGTTGTAGCGTATGTGGGCGATGTTGTTGGTACAGGAAGTAGTCGTAAATCTGCGTGCAACTCTATTATGTGGCATTTTGGTAAAGAGATTCCATTTGTACCCAATAAAAAAAGTGGTGGTATTGTTATAGGAAATGTCATCGCTCCCATATTCTTTAACACTTGCGAAGATAGCGGCGCACTTCCCATTGTTGCCGATGTAAGCGAACTTAAAGATGGCGATATTATTGAAATTGATACACTCAAAGGAGAAATCATCAAAGATGGAAAAGTCGTAGCAACTTTTAATTTAAATCCTATAACCTTAACCGATGAAATTCGCTCTGGCGGTAGAATCCCCCTTATTATTGGTAGAGGATTAAGTGCTAAGGCAAGAGAATATCTTAAACTTGGCAAAAGTGATGTTTTCAAAGAAGCTAAACAACCTACTCCAAGCACAAAAGGCTATACTCTAGCACAAAAAATGGTAGGACGCGCTTGTGGTGTAGAAGGGGTGCGTCCGGGAAGCTATTGTGAGCCAAAAACAACAACCGTTGGTAGCCAAGATACCACAGGTGCAATGACACGTGATGAAATCAAAGAACTTGCCGCATTAAGTTTTGGTGCAGATTTTGTGCTACAAAGCTTTTGTCATACTGCAGCATATCCAAAACCAGCAGATGTTAGCTTACACGCAACTTTACCAAACTTTATTTCTGAACGTGGTGGTGTAGCCCTACGACCAAAAGATGGCGTCATTCATTCGTGGCTTAATCGTATGTGCCTACCTGATACGGTTGGCACAGGTGGCGACTCTCATACAAGATTCCCTATTGGTATTAGTTTCCCTGCAGGAAGTGGCTTAATTGCTTTTGCAGCAGTTACTGGCTCTATGCCTCTTGATATGCCAGAATCTGTGCTTGTAAGATTCAAAGGCAAACTTAATCCGGGCATAACCTTACGCGATTTGGTGAATGCAATTCCTTATTATGCAATTAAGCAAGGACTTTTAACCGTTGAGAAAAAAGGTAAAAAGAATATCTTTAGTGGGCGAATTCTTGAAATTGAAGGTTTAGGAGATTTAAAGGTTGAACAAGCCTTTGAACTTAGTGATGCAAGTGCCGAAAGAAGTGCAGCCGCTTGTAGTGTGCGCCTCAATAAAGAACCCATTATTGAATATCTAAGCTCAAATATTAAACTTATAGAATCTATGATTGCTCAAGGCTACCAAGATGCAAAAACATTACAACGTAGAGCTGATAAAATGAAAGAATGGATTGCAAACCCTGTGCTTTTAGAACCAGACAGCGATGCTGAATATGCTGCCATTATTGAGATTGACCTTGCTGAAATCAAAGAGCCGATTTTAGCTTGTCCTAATGACCCTGATGATGTGGCAACTTTGAGCGAGATTCACGCTGATTCCAAACGTCCAAAAAATATTGATGAAGTATTTATTGGAAGCTGTATGACAAATATTGGACACTTTAGGGCATTTGGCGAGATTGTTAAAAATGAAGGGCAAAGCAAGACACAGATTTGGATAGCACCTCCTACAAAAATGGATGAAAAACAACTTACCAAAGAAGGGTATTTCTCACTTTTTGGTGCAGCAGGTGCGAGACTAGAAGCGCCCGGTTGTAGCCTATGTATGGGAAATCAAGCGCGTGTGCGTGATAATGCAGTGGTCTTTTCTACTTCAACACGTAATTTTGATAATCGTATGGGCAAAGGAGCACAAGTTTATCTAGGAAGTGCTGAACTTGGTGGTGTATGCGCAATGCTTGGAAGACTTCCAAGCGCACAGGAATACCTTGAAATTGCTCCCAAAAAGATTGATAGTAAGAAAAACAATATCTACACTTATCTCAACTTCCACCTTATGCAAGACTTCGCCCTCTAAGGCGGGGCTTGCCACTACTTTATGATTCAAAGTATTATGTTATCAATAAGCGAATTTAGGCTTTTAAAGGGATTTTAATTCGTAAAAATATATTATTCATTAATGATTCTATCCAAGGCTTACTCTAAAGGATTTACTGATGAACAACACTATACAAATTGATGTACGAGATTTACCCTGTCCAGAGCCAGTTTTAAAGGCAAAAAAAGCACTTTTAGGTATTAATGAACATACTCTCAAGCTTCATAGCTATGAAATAATCGGTAACTCACCCTCTTCCAAAGAAAATCTTATGCGTTTTTTAAATACCGAAGGTTTTGAGTTTGAAGTAGGTTTTGGACGCGATGAGCAATTTATGATTATTCTTAAAGGCAAAAAAAGCAAACAAAGTGCGCATAAAGATAAAATAATCCCCAAAATGATGCTTATTAAAAATGATCGCGTAGGTGAAGGAGAACTTGGAGGTATGCTCATTAATGGTTTTATTAAATCTCTTCTGCAAACCGATATATTGCCACAAAAGATTTTCTTTGTTAATCGCGGGGTTTTGCTTACTACTGATAATAAAGAAGTAGATAATACTGAAATTGTAGAAGCACTTAAAGAGCTTGAAAAACAAGGTGTTGAAGTTTATTCGTGTGGTTCGTGCTTGAGTTATTTTTCACTTACGGAACGACTTAAGGTTGGTATGATAGGCAATGCTATTCAGGGTGTGCAAAATATGCTTCTTGCCGATAGTCTTATTTCACTTTAGGATAATTATATGGTAGATTACCAGCTTACACAGCATATTCAATGTGCGGGTTGAGCAGCTAAAGTGGGTCTGGCAGACTTATCACAAATCTTTAGCGGTATCACCCAAAAGCCAAATCCTCTACTTATTACAGGATTTGAGAGCAATGAAGATTGCGGCGCAATGCTCTATGCGCCAAATGATGAATACGCTATGCTTTCAAGTGTAGATTTTATTACGCCTGTGGTTGATGACCCTTACCTTTATGGACAAATCGCAGCGGCTAATGCTCTAAGTGATGTTTTTGCAATGGGAGGTGAAGTCAAAAGTGCGCTTAACCTGCTTATGTGGGATAATATACATTTTGATAATGCAGTGGCAAATACTATTTTAAAAGGCGGACTAGATAAAATTACAGAATCTGGTGCATTGCTTCTTGGCGGACATACTATAAAAGACAAGGAGCAAAAATATGGCTTGGCAGTAAATGGTATAGTGCATAAGAATCGTTTATGGCGCAATCACACTGGACATATAGGCGATATACTTGTATTAACAAAGCCTCTTGGCAGTGGGATTCTTACCACTGCCATAAAAGCTCAAATGCTCTCCCAAATAACTGAAGTAACACAAACAATGGCTATGCTCAACCTCTATGCTGCTCGTATCGCACAAAATTATGAGATTCACGCTTGCACAGATATTACAGGATTTGGGCTTATTGGACACGCTTTTGAAATGTGTGGAAATATAAAAAATCAAAATGAAAAAAGCATACTTTTTTACACCAAAGAAATCCCTCTTTTTGACAATATAGAATCATTTTCTCAAATGGGTATCATTCCGGGTGGATCATATGAAAACAAAAAAGCTTTGCAATCTCAAGTTCAAATACAATGCACACTTAAAGATGACATTTTTTATTATGATGCGCAAACTTCCGGTGGTCTCCTTTTTGCTCTTCCTTGTAATCAAGCAAAATCATTTGTTGAGCAATTACATAAAGCAGGTATTATACACGCGAATATTATTGGTGAAATCATACCTAAAACAAAAATATCTATTATTTTAGGATAAATATTTTCCATTTGAAAAAAATATATTTCCACCGATTGTAAAAACTAAAATTCTCAAATACTTTGGGAGGATATTATATGCAATTTAATACTATAGATGCTTTAGTGCGTAAATTTTATATGTTAAAAGAAAAGGGATTTGTAGCAAACTCAAACTATAAAGAAGATTTACAAAAAATACTCTCTGAAGAAGAATTTACAATGTTTAATACAATGTTTGAACAAGATAGTATTGACAAAGCTATTGATAATGTCAAACACTCCTATACAGCTGGATATGCCAAAAAACAATGTGTGATTAATATTTTATCTGAACCCAAAATTACCCAAATCGCTTCGGTTTTACTTAAAGGTTCTCAAACAGATGCACTTGAAAAAGCCATTCGCCTAAGAGAACATACCGATAAGGCAAGTATCATATTTTTAGAATTTATGCGCAGTATTGAAGATAAACTTTTAACTTTCCTTACCTCACGCATAAATAATTTTCCTAGCAATATCTCACCTGATAATTTCACACAAACCCTTGCACGCAAAGAAATTAGTCTGAGCAATGTAGCACGATATTTTGGTGGAGATTTTGAAAAAGCATACCTTGGCGATAAAGGTGTGGGCAAAACATATTTTGATTTTCTCACCTGTCAAGTATTAGAAAAACACAAATTTATGCGCACTGAAGATGTTCAGCGCCTTTTGCTTGTTTTTATTTGGAACTCACTTCCAACCTTTTTAAGCAAAACACGTTTTACTTCCGTAGGAAGTGTGCATTAACAGGTTTTAGTTCATTGCAAACGCTTTGCTAGAATGGAATGTGTTATATCACTGAGATAAAATTCCTCATTGATATGAATATCACTTATTTTACAAGCTTTCCCATCTTTGCTTATCTGCGCATATCCACGCGTGCAGAGCGAGCGCGGATTCAAAGCATTAAATACTTCCAGCATACGCTCATATTCATATTGGCACTGCTGAATTTTCTCTTCACGCCGCATTTTGAGAGATGAAAGTATATGCTCATATTTGATTATTTTATCCTCAAGCACTGCATTCATAGAATCTTGCATCATCTGCTTTAAAATATGAATTTGCTCAATCTTCGCATAATAGCGTTGCTCAAAATTATAAAGTTTAAAATATTCCCTCACCCGCTCTAATGCATCACTTTTAAACACAAGCTGCTGCTTGAGGGCATAAAAATAAGTATTCATCATTTCATCAAGTATGCGCAAATATTCATTTTTATCAGGCAAAAGCATCTCCATAGCTGCCGAAGGAGTAGGTGCTCGCACATCAGCAACAAAATCACTGATAAATACATCAATCTCGTGTCCCACAGCAGAAATAATAGGTGTTTGGGCAGAATAAATAGCATCTGCTACACATTCTTCATTAAATGCCCACATATCCTCCATACTGCCTCCACCTCTTCCCAACACGATAACATCAAAGCCTTCAGATGTGCCAAAAAAACTATCAGCGCGTTTGAGATTCTCTACTATGGAATCTTTTGCTCCCTCACCTTGCACAAGTGTATTAAAAAGTGTGATATGCACAAGATTCCAACGCTTATGTGCGACTTTGAGCATATCTTCCTTTGCTGCACCTGTGGCAGAAGTGAGCAAAGCAATGCGTTTAGGGAATTTTGGCAGAGACTTTTTATGAGCAGATTCAAAATAACCCTTTGCGCTAAGCTTTGTTTTGAGCGCTTCATACGCTTGAGAGAGTTCCCCTAAACCAGCAAGTGTAATACTTTTGCATAGAATCTGATATTCTCCTTTGGGCACATAGACACTAAGTGAGCCCATTATCAACACACATTGTCCTACTTCAAGCTTAATTTTTAAACTACGCGCATTGCCTTTAAACATCACACAGCGCACACTTGAGTTTTCATCTTTAAGAGTAAGATAAATATGTCCGCTTGTATGGATTGTTACACTACTTATCTCGCCACGCACACAAATATCCATAAAAGTAGATTCTAAAATACTTTTAATCTGTGCATTAATCTCACTTACTCCTAAGGCTCTCACTTCATCTCCTTGAAACAATGAAATCATTCTATCACATTAGAACTTTTAAAGACTTTTTGCTACAATAGCATTATCTCAACACAATGAAGGTAAATGATGCAAAAAGTAAATAATGAAATATTCTTATGCAGTATTTGTAATGTCAGCTCTGGAAACTGCCCGGAAGATTGCAAATATTGCACTCAAAGTGCGCATTATGGCACACAGATTCAAAAATACAAAAATAAAAGCATTGATAAAATATTGCAAGAAGCAAAAACACTACGCGAATATGGCGCATTAGGATTTTGTCTTGTAACCGCAGGACGCAGTTTGGAATCCCAAAAATGCGAATACATCGCTCAAGCTGCAAATGCAATCAAAAAAGCAGATTTAGGTTTGCACATTATTGCGTGTTGTGGCAGTGCTGATGTAGATTCTCTTAAATACCTTAAAGCCAATGGCGTGGATAGCTATAATCACAATTTGGAGACTTCTAAAGAATTTTTTCCACATATTTGCACGACACACACTTGGAAAGAGCGATTTGAAACCTGCGAAAACACTCTTAAAGCCGAATTAGGATTGTTATCCGGAGGTATTTTTGGCTTAGGTGAAAGCTGGAGTGATAGAATTGAGCTACTCAAACATTTGCAGATTCTCTCTCCTCATACAACTCCTCTTAATTTTTACATTGCTAATGAAGCCTTGCCTCTCCCTATGCAAACCCTAAGCACACAAGAAGCGCTAGAATGTGTAACTCTTGCGCGTGAATATCTCCCAAATACGCGATTAATGATTGCAGGAGGGCGAGAGGCAGTTTTTGGAGATAATCAAAAGCCACTCTTTGAAGCAGGAATTAATGGTGTGGTGTTAGGTGATTATCTCACTACTGATGGCAAAGCGCCCAAAGATGATGTAGCAATGATAGAATCTTATGGCTATGTCGCCGCGACAAATTGCCACTAAGGAAAATAAAATGTTGCCTATGCAAAAAGAACAATGTATTGCTAAAATTTGGCTCAAATCGCGTAGCCTCTTTGATATATTGTGGATTAAATTAAAAAGCATTTGGGATTTTGTCGCTGATAAAGAGTTGAGTTTTTATGCGGCTTCGCTTAGTTTTTACACCGTTTTTGCAATTATCCCACTTTTAATGATTGTTTTTTCTATCGTAATGAATCTCCCTAACTTTCAATCTCAAATTGAGCAAATCCGAGAACTCATACTCTCTAATATTCTCCCCACGCATACTGATGTGATTTCTAGTTATCTTGATACTTTTATGAAAAATAGCTCGGCACTAGGTATGATGGGGCTTGGCTACACACTTGTAGCCTCTGTAATGTTTTTTCGCAATTATGAATACATTGCGGCAAAAATGTTTAATTCAACGCCTCGCAAGTTTTTTGATTCTCTTGTGATGTATTGGACAATGATTACACTTTTCCCTGTGGTGCTTGCTTTCTCAATTTATTTTAGCGGCGAAGTGCAAAAAACACTCAAAGGCACAGCAAATTTAAGTCTTTTATTTGATTTGATACCTTATTTGCTCACTTGGGCGATGTTTTTCTTACTCTTCAAACTCTCGGCAAACAAGCCTCTCAAGCTCCTCGCACTCTTTAGCTCAAGTCTTTTAACGACAAGTGTATGGTTACTGACAAAATGGGCTTTTGTGTATTATGTATTTTATAATCAAACTTATAAAAGTGTGTATGGACCCATTGCTATTTTTCTTTTTATGATGTTATGGATTTATGTATCGTGGTTTGTGCTGCTTTATGGAATGCGCTTTTGTGAGGGCTTTGGCACGAATTTTGGCAAAACGCTTGAAGAAAAATATGGCATTAGCACCACAGAAGTGTGATAGGAGTGATTTAAAAGTGGAGGCAAGCCCCCCCCCTGATAATACCGAAGACTCTTTACATTCTTAAAAGCTTAAAATATAGCGCGCACCAATATTGTAGTTACGAGTAGCTGTAAGTTTTACTTGATTACCTTGTATATCCCCGTCAAATAATATCATAGGAACAAAAGGCACTCGGACTATGGCTTCTAAGCTATGCTTAGAATCTACCACGCTACGCAAACCAAGATTCAAAGCCACATCAAGCCCTGTTTTTTTAAGACTTGCACCAGCTGATTTAATATCGCTGAACTCCTTATTATATAAATGCCATTTTTGCTGCTCGTTCAAGAAGCTCTTTTGCGCCTTTATCTATAAATTTTTGTGCGAATGCTATGCCTAGATTCTCACTTGCAGCTCTATCTTCTATATGTATAGAATCCTCTATACTATCTTGCAACACTTCGC
This DNA window, taken from Helicobacter sp. MIT 21-1697, encodes the following:
- a CDS encoding radical SAM/SPASM domain-containing protein → MKLFEKVYIELSDYCALSCGFCPSHTLSKRRGIMDLALFESICAQIEGKTRRVCLHLLGDPLSVQHFEMYVKILKNYHLKVDLVTTGLFLRKKHFELLTQEPFVQVSFSLSAFLANPHQLKKAHLRRILDFCAFNIHLQSPIFVNLRFHSNDISHQEKYFVQMLSEIGAYFDLSDITLGQERVKLGKKVFLNPTHSFDWEIQKDTFAPLATLDNTSSQYSAKPLCYGAQKQIGILSNGELVPCCIDYNAQASFGNLKEQSLVDILDSQAFVEFALSLQKGHIPCELCRKCGYRLILQ
- the htpG gene encoding molecular chaperone HtpG, encoding MMATKHQFETEITQLLDLMIHSLYSHKEIFLRELISNASDALDKLSYLTLTQENLKSLSFEPRIDISFDEEKKTITIEDNGVGMNESDMKEHLGIIAKSGTKSFLSQLSGDKKKDSALIGQFGVGFYSAFMVAHRVVVQSKKAGEEKAYAWVSEGKGEYEVGECVKESQGTQITLYLRDEDAHFASRWEIESIIHKYSEHIAFPIYLAFTESKFEGEGENKKETKENKQSQVNTAKALWKIPKAELKDTDYKEFYTTLSHDNNEPMRWIHTKVEGNLEYTTLFYIPQKAPFDLFRVDYQSGVKLYVKRVFITDDDKELLPPYLRFIRGVIDSEDLPLNVSREILQQNKILANIKSASTKKILSEIANIAKNEEDYKAFYEQFGKVLKEGLYSDYENKEKILELLRFDSFKSEHISLKTYKESMGSEQKSIYYMLGENKDALKNAPLLEKFAQKGFDVLLLSDEIDAVVMPMVGEYDKVPLKSINSKEALEELGEEAIDEATQKAYEPLIKSFQDALGDQIAEIKLSSLGDAPLTLIKEDANPMMANLMAQMGQKVPETKPALQLNITHPLFEKLKNAQEDKIKQSALLLFGAALILEGSTLNNAKDFNTQLNALLLQSL
- a CDS encoding aminotransferase class V-fold PLP-dependent enzyme, giving the protein MALLHTHSKIAKLIHHFFAPLLDSRYDKLSQLRSNTILDSKHYYFDFTASGLAYKAINKRIESILPYYANTHSHIASNATLMSELYAEAKESIADALGLSKDFVLIAGGSGASFGIKKFQEIMGIYVPPRSLSHLQHLNTNLFLPKPTFLQQLKDYDKHTRTLCLPQVIISGFEHHSNEMSYREGLCHLHKITFNKEGLPDIKHLEKILKNIKKENTHSEIIASLSVASNVTGILTPLESCIGLLRDYRAIISLDMASSSPYMQVDSTNFDAAFLSPHKLLGGVGACGILAIRKSLLNTDLPPTFAGGGVIQYANDTTHCFIDDIALREEAGTPPILGLLYGALAYKLRNEVGLEWIRCREKILTQAFLYELEKIPAISIYGDLSAERLGIVSFNIGSISPLDLCALLSKKFGIQTRAGCSCAGPYGHYLIPDGSYEKKPMWLRVSIHYTHTIRDIEYLIDSIKTCVKILRGSF
- the acnB gene encoding bifunctional aconitate hydratase 2/2-methylisocitrate dehydratase, encoding MREEFEQFIKDYKTHVSERNAQGIPPLPLNISQTQSAIDMCKDTSISSEQKAFAKELLIHRVSPGVDASAKLKAAFLGEILLKNKQDWGFTPNEAVTYLGTMLGGYNVAPLIEGLSLNDNTLAKACADALKHTLLIYDNFEKIAALNTPLTQEIIHSWAEAEWFKSKEGLKEKIKVCVFKVDGETNTDDLSPAGDAFTRSDIPLHAKAMLKSRIENFEQRIESAKNKAAQNDAVVAYVGDVVGTGSSRKSACNSIMWHFGKEIPFVPNKKSGGIVIGNVIAPIFFNTCEDSGALPIVADVSELKDGDIIEIDTLKGEIIKDGKVVATFNLNPITLTDEIRSGGRIPLIIGRGLSAKAREYLKLGKSDVFKEAKQPTPSTKGYTLAQKMVGRACGVEGVRPGSYCEPKTTTVGSQDTTGAMTRDEIKELAALSFGADFVLQSFCHTAAYPKPADVSLHATLPNFISERGGVALRPKDGVIHSWLNRMCLPDTVGTGGDSHTRFPIGISFPAGSGLIAFAAVTGSMPLDMPESVLVRFKGKLNPGITLRDLVNAIPYYAIKQGLLTVEKKGKKNIFSGRILEIEGLGDLKVEQAFELSDASAERSAAACSVRLNKEPIIEYLSSNIKLIESMIAQGYQDAKTLQRRADKMKEWIANPVLLEPDSDAEYAAIIEIDLAEIKEPILACPNDPDDVATLSEIHADSKRPKNIDEVFIGSCMTNIGHFRAFGEIVKNEGQSKTQIWIAPPTKMDEKQLTKEGYFSLFGAAGARLEAPGCSLCMGNQARVRDNAVVFSTSTRNFDNRMGKGAQVYLGSAELGGVCAMLGRLPSAQEYLEIAPKKIDSKKNNIYTYLNFHLMQDFAL